CCTGGCTGAGTTCGCCCGGAACCTGAGCGAACTTGCGGAGCGGGGCATCTTCGACAACCTCATCGGCCGGGATGCCGAGGTGGAGCGCATCATCCAGATCCTCTCCCGGCGCCGGAAGAACAACCCCATCCTCCTGGGAGAGGCGGGGGTGGGCAAGACCGCCATTGTGGAGGGGCTCGCCCAGAAGATCTTCGAAGGGGTGGTCCCCCCCGGGCTCCAGGAGAAGCGGATCTATGCTCTGGACCTCTCCCTGGTGGTGGCCGGGACCAAATACCGGGGACAGTTCGAGGAGCGCCTCAAGGCCATCATCGCTGAGGCCTCCAAGGATCCCAGCGTAGTCCTCTTCATCGACGAGGTGCACAGCATCATCGGCACCGGTGCCGCCGAGGGCAGCCTGGACGCCGCCAACATCCTGAAGCCCGCGCTGAGCCGGGGCGAGATCCAGTGCATCGGGGCCACCACCCACAAGGAGTTCGCCAAGTACATCGACAAGGACCGCTCCCTGGTGCGGCGCTTCCAGCCGGTGACCGTGAATCCCCCCGACGAGGAGGAGAGCCTCCGGATCCTGGAGGGCATTCGCAGCCGGTACGAACTCTTCCATCGGGTCCGCTACACACCGCCCACCCTCAAGGCTGCGGTCTATCTGGCCAACCGTTACATCACCGACCGCTTCCTGCCTGACAAGGCCATCGACCTGCTCGACGAGGCGGGGGCCCGGGTGAAGCTCCGAGTGGGCGCTGCGGGTGGGGGTGCGCCCCGGGTGGAGGAGGAGCTGCACCGGGTCATCAACGAGATGAATGAAGCGGTGCTGAATCGGGATTTCGAACGGGCCGTGCTGCTGCGGCAGAAGGAGATCCAGCTCCGGGAGCAACTCCAGGGCACCGAGAAGGAGCTGACCGATGAGGACTACGACCGCTTCGCCGAGGTCCAGGAGCAGGACATCGAGGATGTGGTCGCCTCCTGGACGGGCATTCCCATCAAGGCCCTCAAGAACGAGGAGAAGCAGAACCTGGCCCACATGGAGCACCGCATCAACGAGCGGGTCATCGGCCAGGAGGCTGCGGTCAGTGCGGTCAGCCGGGCGGTCCGCCGGGCCCGTACTGGGCTGAAGAACCCCAACCGCCCCATGGGCTCCTTCCTCTTCCTGGGACCCACGGGCGTCGGCAAGACCGAGTTGGCCAAGACCCTGGCCACCTTCCTCTTCGGGGATCCCAAGAAGATGCATCGCTTCGACATGTCGGAGTTCATGGAGAAACATGAAGTCTCCAAGCTTCTCGGGGCACCTCCGGGGTATGTGGGCTATGAAGAAGGCGGCCTCTTGACGGATCGCGTTCGGCGCAACCCATACTGTGTTCTGCTTTTCGATGAAATCGAAAAGGCCCATCCCGACCTGATCAACATCCTGCTGCAGATCTTCGATGACGGTATTGCCACCGATGCCTTCGGGAACCAGGTCGACTTCAAGAACACCATCATCATCATGACCAGCAACGTGGGCAGTCGGGAGCTCCTGACCGACAAGTCCCTGGGATTCGTGGAGCAGGAGCAGCGTGTCGACGCCAAGGCCGGGGATGCCCTCAAGGTGCTGAAGCGCACCTTCCCCCCCGAGTTCCTGAACCGCATCGACGAGATCGTGGTCTTCAATCGCCTCGGGGATGCCGAACTCCACAAGATCGTCCGCCTGCTGATCTTCGACCTGAACCAGACCCTGAAGACCCACGGTCTGGAGGTGGACCTCTCCGAGGCCGCCGTGGACTGGATCCTCAAGACCACGTCCCGGGACCGCTCCTACGGGGCCCGGCCTCTGCGCCGCGCCATCCAGAAGTCCGTGGAAGATCCCCTCGCGGAGCTCATGGTCGCTCAGGAGACCGTCCCCTCCGGCCGCGTATGCTTCGAGGCCGGTCCTGAGGGCCTGG
The sequence above is drawn from the uncultured Holophaga sp. genome and encodes:
- a CDS encoding ATP-dependent Clp protease ATP-binding subunit, encoding MFEKFTEKARRVMFFARYEASQFGAESIQSGHLLLGLLREAEKTSTQLLERMGVQTNQLRDRLIASLTPRDRKVVPSSTSIDIPMEEEVKRILQYATQESAKLNHKHVGAEHLLLGMLREEECLAGRLLRESGADLIAAKEILLESSKEEKIAKKKKEHPLLAEFARNLSELAERGIFDNLIGRDAEVERIIQILSRRRKNNPILLGEAGVGKTAIVEGLAQKIFEGVVPPGLQEKRIYALDLSLVVAGTKYRGQFEERLKAIIAEASKDPSVVLFIDEVHSIIGTGAAEGSLDAANILKPALSRGEIQCIGATTHKEFAKYIDKDRSLVRRFQPVTVNPPDEEESLRILEGIRSRYELFHRVRYTPPTLKAAVYLANRYITDRFLPDKAIDLLDEAGARVKLRVGAAGGGAPRVEEELHRVINEMNEAVLNRDFERAVLLRQKEIQLREQLQGTEKELTDEDYDRFAEVQEQDIEDVVASWTGIPIKALKNEEKQNLAHMEHRINERVIGQEAAVSAVSRAVRRARTGLKNPNRPMGSFLFLGPTGVGKTELAKTLATFLFGDPKKMHRFDMSEFMEKHEVSKLLGAPPGYVGYEEGGLLTDRVRRNPYCVLLFDEIEKAHPDLINILLQIFDDGIATDAFGNQVDFKNTIIIMTSNVGSRELLTDKSLGFVEQEQRVDAKAGDALKVLKRTFPPEFLNRIDEIVVFNRLGDAELHKIVRLLIFDLNQTLKTHGLEVDLSEAAVDWILKTTSRDRSYGARPLRRAIQKSVEDPLAELMVAQETVPSGRVCFEAGPEGLVPAFTETPSGEAQPAIP